The Mobula hypostoma chromosome 22, sMobHyp1.1, whole genome shotgun sequence genome includes a region encoding these proteins:
- the chmp6b gene encoding charged multivesicular body protein 6: MGNLFSKKKRSRVTEQDKAVLQLKQQRDKLKQYQKRIGIQLEKERQLARQLLHNGKKEKAKLLLKKKRYQEQLLDKTEVQISNLEHMVQDIEFTQIEMKVIEGLKIGNDCLKKMHEVMSIEEVERIMDETQEAVEYQRQIDEILAGGLSQEDEDAILAELDAITQEEIELPEVPAEVLPNIPASEKDKEPAKNLQNQVMVAAS; encoded by the exons CAATTAAAACAACAACGTGACAAGCTGAAGCAGTACCAGAAAAGGATTGGCATTCAGCTGGAAAAGGAACGGCAGCTTGCACGCCAGTTGCTGCACAATGGAAAGAAGGA gAAAGCCAAGCTCCTGCTCAAGAAAAAACGATACCAGGAGCAACTTCTTGATAAAACTGAAGTTCAGATTAGTAATCTTGAACACATG gTTCAAGACATTGAATTTACTCAAATAGAAATGAAAGTTATAGAAGGTCTGAAAATCGGAAATGATTGTCTGAAGAAAATGCATGAG GTGATGTCTATTGAAGAAGTAGAACGAATAATGGATGAGACCCAGGAAGCTGTTGAATACCAGCGG CAAATTGATGAAATTTTAGCTGGTGGTTTGTCTCAAGAGGATGAGGATGCTATTCTGGCAGAGTTAGATGCCATAACTCAG GAAGAAATTGAACTTCCAGAAGTTCCTGCAGAAGTACTACCAAATATTCCTGCCAGTGAGAAAG ACAAAGAGCCAGCTAAAAATCTGCAGAACCAAGTGATGGTGGCAGCTTCATAA